A genomic segment from Gadus morhua chromosome 4, gadMor3.0, whole genome shotgun sequence encodes:
- the drd4-rs gene encoding dopamine receptor D4 related sequence — translation MATRQPDASPEELLFGAAIMENVTPGSTPEEPAERSYNYLALVLGVPLILIIILGNVLVCLSVLTERSLKTATNYFIISLSVADLLLAVLVLPLYVYTEFLGGIWTLSTYICDALMTMDVMLCTASILNLCAISVDRYIAVVVPLKYNRNQFSVRQLALITATWVLSLVVASPVIFGLNRVPGRDPSVCKLEDDHFVVYSSVCSFFVPCPVMLFLYYWMFRGLRRWSTGRSRSQVAHGGRQSLSLRLSSALRREKARGGGATAVAAGREKAVYLSPTSPSAISVVSTPLATPLGPPEGEGDGGQDCLTAAAESDPMTTQVDSGSDGDPVERAAGEAGGGGGRENGLAKAFGVKRSRRNSKSSRVSGRERKAMKVLPVVVGVFLACWTPFFVVHVTNVLCESCNIGPTLISVVTWLGYVNSAVNPIIYTAFNTEFRNVFHKLLCCRT, via the exons ATGGCCACTCGTCAGCCAG ATGCTAGCCCAGAAGAGCTTCTGTTCGGGGCCGCCATCATGGAAAACGTGACGCCCGGCAGCACGCCCGAGGAGCCGGCGGAGAGGAGCTACAACTACCTGGCCCTGGTCCTCGGCGTCCCCCTCATCCTGATCATCATCCTGGGCAACGTACTGGTGTGCCTCAGTGTGCTCACCGAGCGCTCGCTCAAGACCGCCACCAACTACTTCATCATCAGCCTGTCGGTGGCCGACCTCCTGCTGGCCGTGTTGGTGCTGCCGCTGTACGTCTATACTGAG TTCTTGGGTGGCATTTGGACGCTGAGCACCTACATATGCGATGCTCTGATGACCATGGATGTCATGCTGTGCACTGCCTCCATCCTGAACCTGTGTGCCATTAGCGTAGACAG ATACATCGCCGTGGTGGTGCCGCTCAAATACAACCGGAACCAGTTCAGTGTGCGCCAGCTGGCCCTCATCACCGCCACCTGGGTGCTGTCGCTCGTGGTGGCCAGCCCCGTCATCTTCGGCCTCAACCGGGTGCCGGGGCGCGACCCCAGCGTGTGCAAGCTGGAAGACGACCACTTTGTGGTGTACTCCTCCGTGTGCTCCTTCTTCGTGCCTTGCCCCGTCATGCTCTTCCTGTACTACTGGATGTTCCGCGGCCTTCGGCGCTGGAGCACGGGCCGAAGTCGCAGCCAGGTCGCGCACGGGGGCCGCCAAAGCCTCTCGCTGCGGCTCAGCTCGGCGTTGCGGCGGGAAAAGGCGAGAGGCGGTGGCGCCACTGCCGTCGCCGCTGGCAGGGAGAAGGCGGTGTATCTGAGCCCGACGTCGCCGTCCGCAATCTCTGTTGTGTCAACGCCCCTGGCGACGCCGCTGGGACCGCCGGAGggcgagggggacggggggcaggACTGCCTGACGGCGGCAGCGGAGAGCGACCCCATGACGACGCAGGTGGATAGCGGGTCCGACGGTGACCCCGTCGAGAGGGCTGCCGGGGAGGCAGGTGGCGGTGGCGGAAGGGAGAACGGCCTGGCCAAGGCCTTCGGGGTGAAGAGGTCGCGGCGCAACAGCAAGAGCAGCCGAGTGAGCGGGAGGGAGCGCAAGGCTATGAAGGTCCTTCCGGTCGTCGTGG GGGTGTTCCTGGCCTGCTGGACACCGTTCTTCGTGGTGCACGTCACCAACGTGCTGTGCGAGTCGTGCAACATCGGCCCAACGCTTATCTCCGTGGTGACTTGGCTGGGCTACGTCAACAGCGCCGTCAACCCCATCATCTACACTGCCTTCAACACCGAGTTCCGGAATGTCTTTCACAAGCTGCTCTGCTGTCGGACCTGA